The Raphanus sativus cultivar WK10039 chromosome 2, ASM80110v3, whole genome shotgun sequence genome includes a region encoding these proteins:
- the LOC108840986 gene encoding uncharacterized protein LOC108840986, with the protein MEPKQIKAMFFILTMIMALVCHHQSEAMPYIGRLKCIVSLRSVEGCMEAIEKATKGDNHGLDKECCDAIRGLANDCLPIIFSGGPAIGLVVQAACSRILDDVN; encoded by the coding sequence ATGGAGCCGAAGCAGATCAAAGCTATGTTCTTTATCTTAACAATGATTATGGCTTTGGTTTGTCATCATCAATCAGAAGCTATGCCATATATTGGTCGACTGAAATGCATTGTATCACTAAGGAGCGTTGAGGGTTGTATGGAGGCCATAGAGAAAGCTACAAAGGGAGACAATCATGGTTTGGATAAGGAATGCTGCGACGCCATTCGTGGCCTCGCCAATGACTGTTTGCCGATTATCTTCTCCGGAGGACCCGCCATTGGCTTAGTCGTTCAAGCTGCTTGTTCCCGTATATTAGATGACGTTAATTAA
- the LOC108842247 gene encoding pentatricopeptide repeat-containing protein At5g15010, mitochondrial, with the protein MRGIFLIRSRLSLLRAPASRSITTFHYSSDKSIVRPCLLDPPSACTLPLSLSSSFSTSRFDSELAGSNHSNDSNDNDDDEDEEEEIGCSTKHNESVVSEDVRTISKLLKECGSNRKKLREKLEECGVNPSNELVVEILSLSRNDWETAFTFFLWSGKHRGGYVRSVREYHSMISILGKMRKFDTAWTLIEEMKKKFRPSLVSSQTLLIMIRKYCAVRDVGRAINTFHAYKRFELPMGIDEFQSLLSALCRYKNVQDAEHLIYCNKDTYPFDAKSFNIVLNGWCNVIGSPRQAERVWMEMGNVGVEHDVVSYSCMMSCYSKGGNLSKVLRLFDRMKREGVEADRKVYNAVVHALAKGGFVSEAVKLMKTMEEEKGMELNVVSYNSLIKPLCKAKKTEEAKRVFEEMIERGVLPTIRTYHAFMRILRTGDEVFELLDKMTKMGCEPTVDTFIMLIRKFCRWRDFDNVALLWEEMKERGVGPDLSSYVVMIHGLFLNGKVDEAHGYYKEMKEKGFRPNEKAEELIQSWFEGKQYAEKGMVDLKGNVSGVDKEGVVKKTERGNFLQEPEVRRVVRGHGYSFWDE; encoded by the coding sequence ATGAGAGGAATCTTTCTCATTAGATCAAGACTGTCACTTCTTAGAGCTCCTGCTTCACGATCTATTACTACTTTTCATTATTCGAGCGATAAGTCTATTGTTCGACCATGTTTGTTGGATCCTCCTTCAGCTTGTACCCTTCctttgtctctctcttcttccttctccactTCCAGATTCGACTCAGAGCTAGCGGGATCGAACCACAGCAATGATAGCAATGATAACgacgatgatgaagatgaggaagaagagattggCTGTTCTACAAAACACAACGAGTCTGTTGTTTCGGAGGATGTTCGAACCATCTCGAAGCTGTTGAAAGAGTGTGGGAGCAACAGGAAGAAACTGAGAGAGAAGCTCGAGGAGTGCGGCGTGAATCCGTCGAACGAACTAGTGGTGGAGATCCTTTCTCTATCCCGCAACGACTGGGAAACCGCATTCACTTTCTTCCTTTGGTCAGGGAAGCACCGAGGAGGCTACGTCCGCTCGGTTCGCGAGTACCACTCTATGATCTCCATCCTCGGCAAGATGAGGAAGTTCGACACGGCTTGGACGTTGATCGAAGAGatgaaaaaaaagtttagacCTTCTCTTGTGAGCTCGCAGACGCTCCTGATCATGATCAGGAAGTACTGCGCGGTGCGCGACGTCGGGAGAGCGATCAACACGTTCCACGCCTACAAAAGGTTCGAACTTCCCATGGGGATCGACGAGTTCCAGAGCCTCCTCTCTGCTCTCTGTAGGTACAAGAACGTTCAAGACGCCGAGCATTTGATCTACTGTAACAAGGACACGTACCCGTTCGACGCCAAAAGCTTCAACATTGTTCTGAACGGGTGGTGTAATGTGATCGGTAGCCCGAGGCAGGCGGAGAGAGTGTGGATGGAGATGGGGAACGTCGGTGTGGAGCACGACGTCGTGTCGTATTCTTGCATGATGTCTTGCTACTCGAAAGGAGGGAACTTGAGTAAGGTTTTAAGGCTTTTCGACCGGATGAAGAGAGAGGGTGTGGAGGCTGATAGGAAAGTGTACAACGCGGTGGTGCACGCGCTGGCGAAAGGTGGGTTTGTCTCCGAGGCGGTGAAGTTGATGAAGACGATGGAGGAGGAGAAAGGGATGGAGTTGAACGTTGTGAGTTACAACTCTCTTATAAAACCTCTGTGCAAGGCTAAAAAGACGGAAGAGGCTAAGAGGGTTTTTGAGGAGATGATTGAGAGAGGAGTCTTGCCGACGATACGGACGTACCATGCGTTTATGAGGATACTGAGAACAGGGGATGAGGTTTTTGAGCTGTTGGATAAAATGACGAAGATGGGTTGCGAGCCGACCGTTGATACGTTTATAATGTTGATCCGGAAGTTTTGTAGGTGGCGTGATTTCGATAACGTGGCGCTGTTGTGGGAGGAGATGAAGGAAAGAGGTGTTGGTCCGGATCTTAGTTCGTATGTTGTGATGATACATGGGTTGTTCTTGAATGGTAAGGTGGATGAAGCGCATGGGTACTATAAGGAGATGAAGGAAAAGGGTTTCAGACCGAATGAGAAGGCTGAAGAGTTGATTCAGAGCTGGTTTGAAGGAAAACAATACGCAGAGAAGGGGATGGTCGATTTGAAAGGTAATGTGTCTGGTGTGGATAAAGAAGGTGTTGTGAAGAAAACTGAAAGAGGGAACTTTCTGCAGGAGCCTGAGGTGAGACGTGTAGTGAGAGGACATGGATACTCGTTTTGGGATGAATAa
- the LOC108842246 gene encoding paired amphipathic helix protein Sin3-like 2, which yields MKRMRDDVYSSGSQFKRPFASSRRESSYVQSPIPASGGTGGGGGGGGGSIGDGEINSQKLTTHDALSYLKDVKQMFQDQMDKYDMFLSVMKDFKAHRTDTSGVIARVKELFKGHNNLIFGFNTFLPKGCEITLDEVVEEEEEEAPPKKTVEFEEAISFVNKIKRRFQHSEDVYKSFLEILNMYRKDDKDITEVYNEVSTLFEDHPDLLEEFTRFLPESLAPHSAAQLIRSQAQRYDDRRGSGPPAVRRMLLDKDRRRGERAVAYRGDRDHSVDRSDLNDDKAMVKMHRDPRKRVEKENRERRRRDLDDGEAAQDNLHHFQEKRKPSRKTEGFEADSGHASHSEKNNLKGMYNQAFVFCEKVKEKLCSEDDYQTFLKCLNLFSSGIIHRKQLQNFVSDLLGKFPDLLDEFNQFFERCESTDGFQHLAGVMSKKSLSSDEHISRPMKVEEKERDHKRDLEAAKEKERSTEKYMDKSIQELDLSECERCTPSYRLLPSDYPIPSVRHRQKSGAAVLNDHWVSVTSGSEDSFKHMRRNQYEESLFRCEDDRFELDMLLESVGSAAKSAEDLLNIIIEKKISFEGSFPVEDHFTALNLRCIERLYGDHGLDVTDLIRKNPAAALPVILTRLKQKQDEWTKCRGDFNVVWKDVYAKNHYKSLDHRSFYFKQQDSKKFSAKALVTEIKDLKEKSQKEDDVLLSISAGYRQPIVPHFEYEYLDRTIHEDLFKLVQFSCEEICSSKDQISKVLRLWTNFLELMLGVPPRDKGSDSVEDVAETKHHGALTSGDEYASSGVSKHGGTGLLNRDSSAKDNCKDADTASKDMATCSAVNPQKDLETGNGADKRSGDVDERVVTSSASFPSGVENNNGKVGSGDPSGALDILSKPSDATDNIDTLQRTQVGDIGRTTAIANGVQSDASKANINYDESGAPSKIEKEEGELSPTGDSEDTYTVYEDQGLKSTAKSEHSVEAEGENDGDDADDEEGDDASEGGEDASGTESVGDEGSQDDNGVEEEGDHGKAESEGEAEGMESHLIEDSGLLPLSERVLLSVKPLSKHVAAAALRDEGKQDSRVFYGNDDFYVLFRLHRILYERISSAKTYCTGGDMNRGSTKNSYARFMSALFSLLNGSAESSKFEDECRAIIGNQSYVLFTLEKLIYKLVKQLQAVVADDTDNRLHQLYEYEKSRKPGRVVDSVYYENARILLHDENIYRLECSSSPPRLSIQLMDNVIEKPEACAVSMETTFANYLQKEFLSNSSGRKLVPQAIVLQRNMRGYSGLDDLAVACKAMEGVKVINGLECKMSCSSYKISYVLDTEDFFHRKKKKKQKKSDNLSHSRSMQQRKLNRIKRFHSFLSASR from the exons ATGAAGCGGATGAGAGATGATGTTTACTCATCTGGGTCTCAGTTTAAACGTCCTTTTGCCTCTTCTCGACGCGAATCGTC atatgtgcaatcTCCAATCCCTGCAAGTGGTGGcaccggaggaggaggaggaggaggaggagggagcaTTGGTGATGGGGAAATCAACTCTCAGAAACTGACAACCCATGATGCTTTGTCCTACTTGAAGGATGTTAAACAGATGTTTCAAGATCAGATGGACAAATATGATATGTTCCTTTCGGTTATGAAAGACTTCAAGGCTCATag GACCGATACATCTGGTGTGATTGCACGAGTCAAGGAGCTGTTTAAGGGGCATAACAATTTGATTTTCGGGTTTAACACTTTTCTGCCTAAGGGTTGTGAAATAACTCTTGAtgaagtagtagaagaagaagaagaagaagctccacCTAAAAAAACTGTTGAATTTGAAGAAGCCATCtcttttgtaaataaaattaag AGACGGTTCCAGCACAGTGAAGATGTCTATAAGTCTTTCTTGGAGATCTTAAATATGTATCGTAAGGATGATAAGGACATCACTGAGGTTTACAATGAG GTATCGACTCTTTTTGAGGACCACCCGGACTTGCTTGAAGAGTTTACTAGGTTTTTGCCAGAGTCTTTGGCGCCTCACTCAGCTGCCCAGTTAATCCGAAGTCAGGCCCAACGATATGATGACCGAAGAGGATCAGGCCCTCCTGCTGTGCGTCGAATGTTATTAGACAAG GATCGCCGCCGAGGAGAAAGAGCTGTTGCTTATCGGGGTGACCGTGATCATAGTGTTGATCGTTCTGACCTTAATGACGACAAAGCAATGGTTAAGATGCACAGAGATCCGAGGAAACGAGTCGAGAAGGAGAATAGAGAAAGGAGACGCCGTGATTTGGACGATGGAGAAGCAGCACAAGATAACTTGCACCATTTTCAAGAGAAAAGGAAGCCATCCAGAAAAACGGAGGGGTTTGAAGCTGATTCTGGTCATGCGTCACATTCTGAGAAAAACAATCTAAAAG GCATGTACAACCAAGCATTTGTGTTTTGTGAGAAAGTCAAGGAGAAATTATGCAGCGAAGATGATTATCAGACATTCTTGAAGTGTCTCAATCTTTTCAGCAGTGGTATTATCCACAGGAAACAACTGCAGAATTTT GTTTCTGATCTGCTTGGCAAATTCCCTGATCTCTTGGATGAGTTCAATCAGTTCTTCGAGCGTTGTGAGAGTACTG ATGGTTTCCAGCACCTCGCTGGCGTTATGAGCAAAA AATCACTTAGCAGTGATGAACATATATCTAGGCCAATGAAGGTAgaggagaaagaaagagatcACAAACGTGACCTTGAGGCTGCTAAGGAAAAGGAGCGTTCCACGGAAAAATACATGGACAAATCTATTCAGGAGCTTGATCTATCTGAATGCGAGCGTTGCACTCCTAGCTACCGGCTCCTTCCTTCGGAC TATCCAATACCTTCTGTGCGCCACAGACAGAAATCAGGAGCTGCTGTTCTAAATGATCACTGGGTTTCTGTCACCTCAGGAAGTGAAGACTCCTTTAAGCACATGCGCAGAAACCAATATGAAGAAAGCTTGTTTAGATGTGAAGATGACAG ATTTGAGTTGGATATGCTGTTGGAATCTGTGGGATCTGCTGCGAAGAGTGCAGAAGACTTGTTGAATATTATCATTGAGaagaaaataagttttgagGGCTCCTTCCCGGTTGAAGATCACTTCACAG CCCTAAATTTAAGGTGCATAGAGAGACTTTATGGCGACCATGGTCTAGACGTGACAGACTTAATACGTAAGAATCCAGCCGCTGCACTTCCTGTAATTCTCACTCGTTTGAAGCAGAAACAAGATGAATGGACAAAGTGCCGTGGAGATTTTAATGTGGTCTGGAAGGATGTGTATGCGAAGAACCATTATAAATCACTTGATCACCGCAGCTTCTATTTTAAGCAGCAAGATTCTAAGAAATTCAGTGCAAAAG CGCTGGTGACTGAAATCAAGGACCTTAAAGAGAAGTCTCagaaagaagatgatgttcttcTGTCTATTTCTGCTGGTTACAGACAACCCATCGTTCCTCACTTCGAGTATGAATATCTCGACAGAACTATTCATGAGGATCTATTCAAACTAGTTCAATTTTCGTGTGAGGAGATATGTTCTTCAAAAGATCAGATCAGTAAAGTATTGAGGCTCTGGACCAATTTCCTGGAGTTGATGCTTGGTGTTCCACCCAGGGACAAGGGGTCAGATTCTGTTGAAGATGTTGCAGAAACCAAACATCACGGTGCACTTACCAGTGGGGATGAGTATGCTTCATCTGGGGTCTCCAAACATGGCGGGACTGGTTTGTTGAACAGAGATTCTTCAGCAAAAGATAATTGTAAGGATGCTGATACGGCTAGTAAAGATATGGCCACCTGTTCTGCTGTAAACCCACAGAAAGATCTTGAAACTGGAAATGGAGCCGATAAAAGATCCGGAGATGTTGATGAAAGAGTAGTCACTTCAAGTGCATCATTCCCTAGTGGGGTAGAAAACAACAATGGTAAAGTAGGAAGCGGAGATCCGTCAG GTGCACTTGATATTTTATCCAAACCGAGTGACGCTACCGATAACATTGACACCCTTCAGCGTACCCAG GTTGGTGATATTGGCAGAACTACAGCTATAGCAAATGGAGTGCAGTCAGATGCTTCTAAAGCCAACATTAATTACGATGAATCTGGTGCTCCATCCAAAATTGAGAAGGAGGAAGGTGAACTGTCACCTACTGGTGATTCCGAAGACACCTATACTGTTTATGAAGATCAGGGATTGAAGTCTACTGCCAAATCAGAACATTCTGTTGAAGCTGAAGGAGAAAATGATGGTGATGATGCTGACGATGAGGAAGGTGATGATGCTTCAGAAGGTGGTGAGGACGCGTCGGGAACTGAATCTGTTGGTGACGAGGGTTCACAGGACGATAATGGTGTTGAGGAAGAGGGTGATCATGGCAAAGCTGAAAGTGAAGGAGAGGCAGAGGGTATGGAGTCGCATCTTATAGAAGACAGTGGGTTGCTTCCATTGTCAGAACGTGTTCTATTATCCGTTAAGCCTCTTTCAAAGCATGTAGCTGCAGCGGCTCTGCGTGATGAGGGAAAACAAGATTCCAGAGTTTTCTACGGGAATGACGATTTTTATGTTCTTTTCAGGCTTCATCGA ATACTGTACGAGAGAATCTCCTCTGCAAAAACGTATTGCACAGGCGGTGACATGAATCGGGGAAGCACGAAAAATTCTTATGCAAG GTTTATGAGTGCTCTGTTTAGTCTGCTTAATGGCtcagctgaaagctccaaattTGAGGATGAATGCAGAGCTATTATTGGAAACCAATCATATGTTTTATTCACCTTGGAAAAACTGATTTACAAATTAGTTAAACAG CTTCAAGCTGTTGTAGCTGACGATACTGACAACAGGCTTCATCAGTTGTATGAGTATGAGAAATCTCGGAAACCTGGGAGGGTCGTTGACTCGGTGTATTATGAAAACGCCAGGATCCTCCTTCACGATGAAAACATTTACCGGTTGGAATGT TCGTCCTCTCCGCCTCGTCTGTCAATCCAGCTTATGGATAATGTAATCGAAAAGCCCGAGGCTTGTGCAGTTTCCATGGAAACCACGTTTGCAAATTATCTGCAAAAGGAGTTTCTTTCCAACTCATCAGGGAGAAAATTAGTGCCACAGGCTATTGTTTTACAACG GAACATGCGTGGATACTCTGGTCTGGATGATCTTGCAGTAGCCTGCAAGGCAATGGAAGGTGTAAAAGTAATTAATGGCCTTGAGTGCAAGATGTCTTGCTCTTCCTACAAG ATTTCGTATGTTTTGGACACGGAGGACTTCTTCcacaggaagaagaagaagaagcagaagaagagcGACAACCTGTCACATAGCAGATCAATGCAGCAACGCAAGTTGAATAGAATAAAAAGATTCCACAGCTTTCTTTCAGCTTCAAGATGA
- the LOC108843252 gene encoding beta-glucuronosyltransferase GlcAT14B yields MKKLKSCYLQVRRHQQQAADRRWILPLAIGSICSLFLLFLTTLASSSTQSRLIPLSVYALRSSVFVESKINPLSVSASASASAATTTTPPPPPRLAYLISGSSGDGQMLKRTLMALYHPNNHYVVHLDRESSAEERLDLGAFVANQTLFGRFGNVRMIVKANFVTYRGPTMVANTLHAAAILLREGGDWDWFINLSASDYPLVTQDDLLHTFSYLPRDLNFIDHTSNIGWKESHRAKPIIIDPGLYMSKKADVFWVSQKRSMPTAFKLFTGSAWMMLSRPFVDYFIWGWDNLPRIVLMYYANFLSSPEGYFHTVICNAREFANTTVNSDLHFISWDNPPKQHPHHLTLDDFDRMVDSNAPFARKFRRDEPVLDKIDSELLSRSQGMVTPGGWCIGTRENGSDPCSEIGDTSVVKPGPGAKRVEKLVTYLLSTENFRPRQCR; encoded by the exons atgaagaagctgaagagCTGTTATCTGCAAGTCCGTCGTCACCAGCAACAAGCGGCAGACCGGAGATGGATCCTCCCGTTAGCCATCGGATCCATCTgctctctcttcctcctcttcctaaCAACCTTAGCTTCCTCCTCCACCCAATCCCGTCTCATTCCCTTATCAGTCTACGCCCTCAGATCCTCCGTCTTCGTCGAGTCCAAGATCAATCCCTTATCCGTCTCCGCCTCCGCCTCCGCCTCCGCCGCAACCACGACCACTCCCCCTCCTCCGCCGCGCCTCGCGTACCTGATCTCCGGCTCCTCCGGCGACGGCCAGATGCTGAAACGCACGCTGATGGCGCTCTACCACCCGAACAACCACTACGTCGTCCACCTCGATCGCGAGTCCTCCGCGGAGGAGCGGCTGGATCTCGGCGCGTTCGTCGCGAACCAGACTCTGTTCGGGAGGTTCGGGAACGTGAGGATGATCGTGAAGGCCAACTTCGTCACGTACCGCGGGCCGACTATGGTGGCGAACACGCTCCACGCGGCCGCGATTCTGCTGAGGGAAGGTGGTGATTGGGATTGGTTCATCAATCTCAGCGCGTCTGATTACCCTCTCGTCACACAAGATG ATCTGTTGCATACGTTTTCGTATCTGCCTAGAGATCTCAACTTCATTGATCATACGAGCAACATTGGCTGGAAAGA GTCGCATCGAGCAAAGCCGATAATTATTGATCCTGGTTTGTATATGTCGAAGAAAGCTGATGTTTTCTGGGTTTCACAGAAGAGAAGCATGCCTACTGCTTTCAAACTCTTCACAG GATCTGCGTGGATGATGCTATCTCGACCATTTGTGGATTACTTCATCTGGGGATGGGACAATCTCCCTCGCATTGTCTTAATGTACTACGCCAACTTCCTCTCCTCGCCAGAAGGCTACTTCCACACCGTGATCTGCAACGCTAGAGAGTTTGCAAACACCACAGTGAACAGCGACTTGCATTTCATCTCATGGGACAATCCTCCGAAGCAGCATCCTCACCATCTCACGCTCGATGATTTCGATAGAATGGTGGACAGTAACGCACCTTTCGCGAGGAAGTTCCGTAGAGACGAACCCGTTCTCGATAAGATCGATTCGGAGCTCTTGTCTCGGAGTCAAGGGATGGTTACTCCTGGTGGTTGGTGTATTGGGACGAGGGAGAACGGGAGCGACCCGTGTTCGGAGATTGGTGATACGTCGGTTGTAAAGCCTGGTCCTGGAGCTAAACGTGTTGAGAAGCTCGTAACGTATTTGTTATCGACTGAGAATTTCAGACCACGGCAATGCAGGTAA
- the LOC108816987 gene encoding mitochondrial outer membrane protein porin 3, translated as MVKGPGLYTEIGKKARDLLYKDYQGDQKLSITTYSSTGVAITTTGTNKGDLFVGDVFTQVKNKNFTADIKVGTDSSLLTTFTYDEATPGLKAIVSAKVPDQKSGKVELQYLHDYAGICTSVGLTASPIVNFSGVVGNNVLALGTDVSFNTQSGDFKHFNAGFSFTKDDLIASLTLNDKGDKLNASYYHTVNSLSNTVVGAEVTHSFTTQKNAITVGAQHALDPLTTVKARVNNDGLANALIQHQWRPKSFITISGEVDSRAIEKSAKVGFALALKP; from the exons ATGGTTAAAGGTCCAGGACTCTACACCGAAATCGGCAAAAAGGCCAGAG ATCTTCTGTACAAGGACTACCAAGGAGACCAGAAACTCAGCATCACCACTTACTCTTCCACCGGTGTT GCAATCACTACCACTGGAACAAACAAGGGAGATTTGTTTGTGGGTGATGTATTTACCCAAGTCAAGAACAAGAACTTCACTGCCGATATCAAAGTCGGCACTGACTCTTCT CTGCTGACCACTTTCACTTATGATGAGGCCACCCCTGGTTTGAAGGCAATCGTCAGCGCCAAGGTGCCTGATCAGAAATCTGGCAag GTTGAGCTCCAATACCTGCACGACTATGCTGGTATCTGCAccagtgttggtttgacagctAGCCCCATTGTCAATTTCTCCGGTGTGGTTGGAAACAACGTCTTGGCTCTTGGTACCGATGTTTCCTTCAACACCCAGTCCGGCGATTTCAAGCATTTCAATGCTGGTTTCAGTTTCACCAAGGACGATTTGATTGCTTCTCTTACTCT GAATGACAAGGGTGACAAATTGAATGCGTCGTACTACCACACTGTGAACTCGTTGAGCAACACAGTGGTTGGAGCTGAGGTTACACACAGCTTCACTACCCAAAAGAACGCCATAACCGTTGGTGCTCAGCATGCTCTTGACCCATTGACCACAGTGAAGGCACGTGTGAACAATGATGGTTTAGCCAACGCTTTGATCCAACACCAGTGGCGTCCAAAGTCGTTCATCACCATTTCTGGAGAGGTTGACTCTAGGGCCATCGAGAAGAGTGCCAAGGTTGGGTTTGCTCTCGCTCTCAAGCCTTGA